A single window of Plasmodium reichenowi strain SY57 chromosome 12, whole genome shotgun sequence DNA harbors:
- a CDS encoding hypothetical protein (conserved Plasmodium protein, unknown function), which translates to MYIEKLNLNSENEKITSLDFQAHSDMNRLAISSLHQIKIYHIPLKDKCLRNNKINIELLFVSNDHKLVYINTIRWSFNGLFLASCDSGGTLVCYELDLNKKKIMDEIKKNNENNNNNMNNNNMNNLNNMNNLNNNNNNNNNNNMNNMNNINNNNMNNMNNINNNNMISTYSSIGNKEEWKMTKCVKIPESGEIFDLSWSRDNEHVVCGVSKGVVYIFNLRRSIIVHKLFVNGTTENIKGVCFHPSNNSIIAQSSDNITCLWKKINISGDTKNYCGNFYEKNIKTNINEDFIINGMNNINNVSHINNVSHINNVNHINNVNHINNMNHINNMNHINNMNHINNINMSHYTHDKKRSIHNDFVTSTQPLTREYFHYIYEENMNKKYKNIDTPTIRHIYFDTFGKYASITHIPNNGRNCGILLKIKNNEKINRNRIFMDGHGSCIRLAKIGQKVFIDVQKKKLYSLYCQCSDNGVISFWKIFLKRLKRKSTSHMKDINNKSSVNNVNNVNNVNNVNNVNNVNNVNNMNSVNTMNSVNTMNYKNSVICLSEGKKNFNKYSVEKKKSILKRKKKMNKYARCFLIIQNLLEEQTCAVDLSWSEKYDQLVIGASNGSVYIIQLDVFKLRLKPFYYNIKIDISNIGPNYDMIEKEIEFKVVKPKQIKDNYQHVDKKVKNRITPKIKYLYDEYGNIIEHNNNNNNNNNNNNNNNKYNIKHNNNNNNNNKTPDVIHILNCSVYSFCKQLTTKDSLSKLLDERKQYSCKSNYKNKCNLYDNQWCHIKFSSIVNILLYIFMKVIERFIKSFEILIYSDVYTVFHKTLPILTSTDIISQGNSNNLCRVHKDEASRNDSPNDSGDSHNRNNDNNDNNNNNDNNNNDNNNNNDNNNNNNNNNNNKNNSNTGGGGNNNNNNNNNNNNNNNNNNNNNNNNNNNNNNNNNNNNNNNNKNNNNNNNNDDDKKKKKKNAISKGEKRNSLSNDNSIDDDPNTEKKTKSVKSKKISKPIISNVTNIINSNMNKSTINSNNISSNNNNDNNNNNCSNSKIFKDGKTNKNSKKKTETNNELYTLKNMNDMSNNEMVRGDRIKNVAQASIEKKKIPSNNNTPGNNNNLSNMNNLNNMNNPNNMNNPNNMNNPNNMNNLNNMNNLNNTNNPNNMNNLNNMNNLNNNFKDDDYYFESFTNYLREYDTLDSTNNQVNLRILDIIRNNYNKENNKDMYESTIPIVTQPFCKYDDINKRNNHGFALFNIEQTLNVTNVVDLSKDKGGEKKKVNKKTDSSEKKDKPKDTNYKKRDSKSKDVNEMKRDSKAKDSVDKKRGESKQKDTNEKKRDSKGSNTNDKKRDSKTNGIHDRRKDTKRDMKNVNKEMNNEQNKEMNKEQINEQNKEMDSEQINEQNKEMDSEQINEEIKTPFKDKSTFENINDPNDLTKTLNKTSIIDANSSVRKDKNKSININSNTYCNAECGIESNVYSNAESGVHSNVESIAYSNAESNVQSDGDKGTFSKNEKKEEKNKKKSTTTTKKKNNNADNSDMEWENFNPQFTIFNTFEPNEDMFLSKEKHDASNDGEKTGSNNMQKKQSKRKSLDNTNDNKKHNKNNINNNKKKNDAFFSSNEINNKNKNKNMNNISIFHSNVENNDMLNKNDHMDLLHMESHQTYDNMRSSDNKKYGDKNVHMKKKETDEFEQEEVHVGDKKLKNDEEHVDAHYMSYGHNVENNKMKNQKKRMFSNEENMNRLVKQEEGYCKKWKHDSMNTYSYDKGEHYDINYNRKEVLGSPCIENNDDFMENFKESRNVYNIELNKKDDTYERRSMVIRQRYMENEKAQVHDIYKKYYEREENNEEEHDLNQYDHPYNMKKRKYASNVYEIDEVMLHDNIIQQDNMYNDTLQNNKNYIMQSRSNYNVEMLNKNNKLDTCEEMRDIKKHKKNEMKKKKKNKNKNKNNNNNNNNKEKDDNYNIKNTNEKMIKKEKDNCNNIENVHYKKIMDKIFILDNRYENCRISCLHENALIKKKKKEKEKGKITQNNHIYNDYNILWQDELLGRMINYIFDNYYIYIITNNNTCDTSLLSIYNLESKLLLDNFLIPLENVCGINIIKTFYLDNNNMYIFFYIYNINGLYYIYQFYNYSIITLLYSFSISELNTSVECINMSIIEKLENNISIGKKQKSYLRNYKNQFLLPKKKTHIKTKLENDQTGNNIKKNNHISFIDDKKNKKKKKKNDVIKNKPNIKEIKKLIKYITFYNNQNENRILLNNMNVHSFNDYNNLGLNQITFLNNNNKKKKYITNGNNNNNNNDNNYDNNNDSNNKCSRRKSYNIKKYINKKNIFNNNNYSPSNSLLKTKMNKKIYNKKYTQLKPYAPLIGTKNYINMKNSLRPSCCNDMNQFHILRRMPISKSGADINLINNEKRNKKMKTKNVALGKKSYINEYFNKNIHGYDLIYDFIYRKKSFFYSYMCIYIFLKNGHIYLIRRNLMIKDKDERFIELNEHISQNNGITLISRLDNIYYDKSLYCDIDLRHGKDDTEEDYLGDNMCGDNMCGDNMCGDNMCGDNMCGDNMCGGNMCGDNMCGGNMCGGNMCGDNIYDDNTCDDNIYEQCHSDIEKHIYSHDDHHYHKHHERRRTLRWRGYKDAKLNSPFVDDLLYEKEKMNKECNQLIFSRHLDKEHYLYGKNIHLFDNLQQIQKRGMRNVFTYGNFFNIYNFDLKKLLLSERKIKKIKNNKEDYFQDYLEREHADEVNKDNKDNKDNKDNKNNVQLRERNEHNMNYKINKENVDSVQIIDDTQHFYNTEEKEKEKNKASYFMKNYYNVSKKLNNETLKEDDNIYSIHLEDHNKIQDIYNQVSYNEYEPNNLNPSFIRPKLIRTNSLPATLSSSFLTGTQSNSLINQNDHNDFFSSSYSSSNDITSDILTAQSCNLESDEESEEFHDIASSNFLSDTSVDMSQDVSLDMSQDVSPDMSQDVSPDMSPDMSQDVSPDMSPDMPLDMPLDVSHPIPPVCNNSTLGIQVKKEKNKSEERDGRKGKRKGKKKESSSNNKKNNNSKEQIKKKGHNNKMKNLSLKDKPYVDDDNVPRPFTVFNKFVYKNFPDIFNCLQTWNKQDTDIKTNKLSKENVYVKTIKYLELQMKYSIYIMNKKAFLNYLYIYFKFLVEYLDISRIHQTFLYFIHTTLNHCQKYFSNFDIYFQNIQAPYWSDTNSLLSMNVHFFFIVLFAYYNFLVPLYILLCRKETKKMYYSFLKFIKEMQNAIFYIQKIFHNHFHKLCL; encoded by the coding sequence ATCTATTATTGTACACAAATTATTTGTTAATGGTACTACCGAAAATATTAAAGGCGTATGCTTTCATCCTAGTAATAATTCAATCATAGCACAGAGTAGTGATAATATTACATGTTtatggaaaaaaattaatatatctgGAGATACGAAAAATTATTGTGGTAATTTTTatgagaaaaatataaaaacaaatataaatgaggattttataataaatggAATGAATAATATCAACAATGTGAGCCATATCAACAATGTGAGCCATATCAACAATGTGAACCATATCAACAATGTGAACCATATCAACAATATGAACCATATCAACAATATGAACCATATCAACAATATGAACCATATCAACAATATCAATATGTCTCATTATACACATGACAAGAAAAGAAGTATACATAATGATTTTGTAACTTCTACACAACCATTAACAAGAgaatattttcattatatatatgaagaaaatatgaataaaaaatataaaaatatagatacTCCTACTATTCGTCATATTTACTTTGATACATTTGGTAAATATGCTAGCATTACTCATATTCCTAATAATGGACGCAATTGTGGAAtcttattaaaaattaaaaataacgaaaaaattaatagaAATAGAATATTTATGGATGGACATGGAAGTTGTATACGACTAGCCAAAATAGGACAGAAGGTATTTATCGAtgttcaaaaaaaaaaattatacagTTTGTATTGTCAATGTAGTGATAACGGGGTTATATCGTTTTGGAAAATCTTTTTGAAGAGATTGAAGAGAAAATCGACATCTCATATGaaagatattaataataagagCAGTGTGAATAATGTGAACAATGTGAATAATGTGAACAATGTGAATAATGTGAACAATGTGAATAATGTGAACAATATGAACAGTGTAAACACCATGAACAGTGTGAACACCATGAATTATAAGAACAGTGTGATTTGTTTAAGTGAGGgcaaaaaaaattttaataaatattcagtggaaaaaaaaaaatcgatattaaaaagaaaaaagaaaatgaataaatatgCACGttgttttttaattattcaGAATCTTTTAGAAGAACAGACATGTGCTGTGGATTTAAGTTGGTCAGAAAAATATGATCAATTAGTTATCGGAGCTTCTAATGGAtctgtatatataatacaattaGACGTTTTTAAATTACGATTAAAaccattttattataatattaaaatagATATAAGTAATATAGGTCCTAATTATGATATGattgaaaaagaaatagaATTCAAGGTTGTAAAACcaaaacaaataaaagataattATCAACATGTAGATAAAAAAGTTAAGAATAGAATAACACCcaaaattaaatatttatatgatgaaTATGGTAATATAATTGAacataataacaacaacaacaataataataataacaataataataataataaatataatattaaacataataataataataataataataataaaacacCAGATGTTATTCACATTTTAAATTGTTCTGTTTACTCATTCTGTAAACAATTAACAACAAAAGATTCTCTCTCCAAATTATTAGATGAGAGAAAACAATATTCATGCAAAAGTAATTATAAGAACAAATGTAACCTTTATGATAACCAATGGTgtcatataaaattttcatctattgtaaatatattactctatatatttatgaaagTTATAGAAAGATTTATAAAATCTTTTGAAattcttatttattctGATGTATATACAGTGTTCCATAAGACTTTACCTATATTAACTTCTACGGACATTATTTCTCAGGGTAATAGTAATAACTTATGTCGTGTTCATAAGGACGAGGCATCTCGTAATGACTCCCCGAACGATTCTGGGGATTCGCACAATAgaaataatgataataatgataacaacaataataatgataataataataatgataataataacaataatgataataataacaataataataacaataataataataaaaataatagtaacACCGGTGGAGGTGGgaacaacaacaacaataataataataacaataataataataataataataataataataacaataataataataataataacaataataataataataataataataataataacaataataagaacaacaacaataataataataatgatgatgataaaaaaaagaaaaagaaaaatgcTATATCTAAAGgggaaaaaagaaatagCCTTAGTAACGATAATAGTATAGACGATGACCCTAatacagaaaaaaaaacaaaatcggtgaaaagtaaaaaaataagtaaaCCGATCATTTCAAATGTTAcgaatataataaatagtaatatgaacaaaagTACCATAAACAGTAACAACATCAGCAgcaacaataataatgataataataataataattgtagtaatagtaaaatttttaaggatggaaaaacaaataaaaactcgaagaaaaaaacagaaacaaataatgaattgtatactttaaaaaatatgaacgACATGTCAAATAATGAAATGGTTAGAGGAGATcgtataaaaaatgttgCGCAAGCAAgtattgaaaaaaaaaaaattcctagtaataataacacTCCAGGTAACAACAATAATTTGAGTAATATGAATAAtcttaataatatgaataatcctaataatatgaataatcctaataatatgaataatcctaataatatgaataatcttaataatatgaataatcTTAATAATACGAATAATCctaataatatgaataatcttaataatatgaataatctcaataataattttaaagatgatgattattattttgagAGTTTTACAAATTATTTAAGGGAATATGACACGTTAGATTCAACCAATAATCAAGTTAATTTAAGAATTCTAGAcataataagaaataattataataaggaaaataataaagatatgTATGAATCTACCATTCCAATAGTTACACAACCCTTTTGTAAGTATgatgatattaataaaaggAATAATCATGGATTTGCCTTATTTAATATTGAACAGACTTTAAATGTAACTAACGTTGTTGATTTGAGTAAAGATAAAGGTGgagagaaaaaaaaagtaaataaaaagacAGATTCAAGtgaaaaaaaggataaacCAAAGGATACCaattacaaaaaaaggGATAGTAAATCAAAGGATGTTAATGAAATGAAGAGAGATAGTAAAGCAAAGGATTCAGTAGACAAAAAGAGAGGAGAGAGTAAACAAAAGGATActaatgaaaaaaaaagagataGTAAAGGTAGTAATACAAATGATAAAAAGAGGGATAGTAAAACTAATGGAATCCACGATAGAAGGAAGGATACAAAAAGGGATAtgaaaaatgtaaataaagaaatgaacaatgaacaaaataaagaaatgaaCAAGGAACAAATtaatgaacaaaataaagaaatgGATAGCGAACAAATtaatgaacaaaataaagaaatgGATAGCGAACAAAttaatgaagaaataaaaactccatttaaagataaatctacttttgaaaatataaatgatcCTAATGATTTAACAAAAActttaaataaaacatcTATTATAGATGCTAATTCTTCTGTGAGgaaagataaaaataaatccataaatataaattctaATACGTATTGTAATGCCGAGTGTGGTATCGAATCTAATGTATATTCAAATGCAGAATCTGGCGTACATTCTAATGTAGAATCTATTGCGTATTCTAATGCAGAATCTAATGTACAGTCAGATGGGGATAAAGGAACATTTTCaaagaatgaaaaaaaggaagagaaaaataaaaagaaaagcacaacaacaacaaaaaaaaaaaataataatgctGATAATTCAGATATGGAATGGGAAAATTTCAATCCACAATTTACAATATTCAATACTTTTGAACCTAATGAAGATATGTTTCTTTCTAAAGAAAAACATGATGCTTCAAATGATGGAGAAAAAACGGGTTCTAATAATATGCAAAAAAAACAATCCAAGAGAAAAAGTTTAgataatacaaatgataataagaaacataataaaaataacataaataataataagaagaagaatgatgcttttttttcatcaaatgaaattaataataaaaacaaaaataaaaatatgaataatatatccaTTTTCCATTCGAATGTTGAAAATAATGACATgcttaataaaaatgatcaTATGGATTTGTTACATATGGAAAGTCATCAAACATATGATAACATGCGTTCCTCTGACAACAAGAAATATGGAGATAAAAATGTTcatatgaagaaaaaggAAACTGATGAATTTGAACAGGAAGAAGTACATGTCGgtgataaaaaattaaaaaatgatgaagaaCATGTTGATGCTCATTATATGTCTTATGGGCATAACGTtgaaaataacaaaatgaaaaatcaaaagaaaagaatGTTTTCCAACgaagaaaatatgaatagATTGGTAAAGCAAGAAGAAGGATATTGTAAAAAATGGAAACATGATTCTATGAATACATATTCTTATGATAAAGGAGAAcattatgatataaattaCAACAGAAAGGAAGTGCTTGGAAGTCCATgtatagaaaataatgatgacTTTATGGAGAATTTTAAAGAATCAAGaaatgtttataatatagaaTTGAACAAAAAAGATGATACCTATGAAAGGAGAAGTATGGTGATTAGGCAAAGATATATGGAGAATGAAAAGGCGCAGGTacatgatatatataaaaaatattatgaacgagaagaaaataatgaagagGAACATGATTTGAATCAATATGATCATccatataatatgaaaaaaagaaaatatgcTTCAAATGTTTATGAAATTGATGAGGTTATGTTacatgataatataatacaacaggataatatgtataatgatactttacaaaataataagaattatataatgcAAAGTCGTTCTAATTATAATGTTGAAATgttgaataaaaataataagttAGACACTTGTGAAGAAATGCGTGATATAAAGAAACATAAGAAGAATgagatgaaaaaaaaaaaaaaaaataaaaataaaaataaaaataataataataataataataataaagaaaaagatgataattataatataaaaaatacgaatgaaaagatgataaaaaaagaaaaggataattgtaataatatagaaaatgtacattataaaaaaattatggataaaatattcattcTAGACAATAGATATGAAAATTGTCGTATATCTTGTTTACATGAAAATGctttaataaaaaaaaaaaaaaaagaaaaagaaaaaggaaaaataacCCAAAATaaccatatatataatgattataatatattatggCAAGATGAGTTATTAGGGAGAATGATTAATTATATCTTTgacaattattatatatatataataacaaataataatacatgtgatacatcattattaagtatatataatttagagagcaaattattattagataaTTTCCTGATACCTTTAGAAAATGTGTGTggaataaatataataaaaacattttatttagataataataatatgtatatatttttttatatatataatataaatggtttatattatatatatcaattttataattatagtattataacattattatattcttttagTATATCGGAATTAAATACAAGTGTTGaatgtataaatatgaGTATTATTGAAAAGTTAGAAAACAATATATCTATAGGAAAGAAGCAAAAATCATATTTAAGAAATTATAAGAATCAATTTTTActtccaaaaaaaaaaacacatATAAAAACTAAATTAGAAAATGATCAAACtggaaataatataaagaaaaacaatCATATTAGTTTTATAGATGAtaagaaaaacaaaaaaaaaaaaaaaaaaaatgatgtaataaaaaataaaccaaatattaaagaaattaaaaaattaataaaatatataacattttataataatcaaaatgaaaatcgtatattattaaataatatgaatgtacattcttttaatgattataataactTGGGATTAAATCaaattacatttttaaataataataataaaaaaaaaaaatatattacaaatggtaataataataataataataatgacaataattatgacaataataatgacaGTAATAATAAGTGTAGTCGTCGCAAAAGTTAtaacattaaaaaatatataaataaaaaaaatatatttaataataataattatagtCCTTCCAattcattattaaaaaccaaaatgaataagaaaatatataataaaaaatatacacaaTTAAAACCTTACGCACCTTTAATTGGTActaagaattatataaatatgaaaaattcTTTAAGGCCATCATGTTGTAACGATATGAATcaatttcatatattaagaCGTATGCCCATATCTAAAAGTGGTGCTGATATAAATTTgattaataatgaaaaacgaaacaaaaaaatgaaaacaaaaaatgtagcattaggaaaaaaaagttatataaatgaatattttaataaaaatatacatggatatgatttaatatatgattttatatataggaaaaaatcctttttttatagttacatgtgtatatatatttttttaaaaaatggaCATATATACTTAATAAGAAGAAATCTAATGATAAAAGATAAGGATGAACGTTTTATTGAATTGAATGAACATATATCTCAGAATAATGGTATAACCCTTATATCACGTCTggataatatttattatgacAAGTCTTTATATTGCGATATTGATTTACGACATGGAAAAGACGACACCGAAGAAGATTACCTTGGTGATAATATGTGTGGTGATAATATGTGTGGTGATAATATGTGTGGTGATAATATGTGTGGTGATAATATGTGTGGTGATAATATGTGTGGTGGTAATATGTGTGGTGATAATATGTGTGGTGGTAATATGTGTGGTGGTAATATGTGTGgtgataatatttatgatgataatacatgtgatgataatatCTATGAGCAGTGCCATTCCGATATagaaaaacatatatattcacatgatgatcatcattatcataaaCATCATGAGAGACGAAGAACGTTAAGGTGGAGAGGTTACAAAGATGCAAAATTAAATTCTCCTTTTGTTGATGATTTACTTTATGAGAAAGAAAAGATGAATAAAGAATGTAATCAGTTGATATTTAGCAGACATTTAGATAAGgaacattatttatatggtaagaatattcatttatttgaCAATTTACAACAAATACAAAAAAGAGGGATGAGAAATGTTTTTACTTATGGAAActtttttaacatatataatttcgatttgaaaaaattattattatctgaaagaaaaataaaaaaaattaaaaataataaagaagatTATTTTCAAGATTATCTTGAACGTGAACATGCTGATGAAGTAAACAAAGATAACAAAGATAACAAAGATAAcaaagataataaaaataacgTTCAACTACGAGAACGTAATGAACATAACATGAactataaaataaataaagaaaacGTAGATAGTGTACAAATCATAGATGATACacaacatttttataataccgaagaaaaggaaaaagaaaaaaataaagcTTCCTATTTTATGAAGAACTATTATAATGTTTCaaagaaattaaataatgaaacaCTTAAGgaagatgataatatatatagtatacATTTAGAAgatcataataaaatacaagatatatataatcaggtttcttataatgaatatgaaCCAAATAATCTAAACCCATCATTCATACGTCCTAAATTAATAAGAACAAATTCATTACCAGCAACATTGTCTTCATCCTTTTTAACAGGAACACAATCCAACTctttaataaatcaaaatgaTCACAATGATTTTTTTAGTTCATCATATTCATCATCGAATGATATTACATCTGATATATTAACAGCACAATCTTGTAATTTGGAATCTGATGAGGAATCTGAAGAGTTCCATGATATAGCATCATCGAATTTTTTGTCTGATACGTCTGTTGATATGTCACAAGATGTGTCACTTGATATGTCACAAGATGTGTCCCCTGATATGTCACAAGATGTGTCGCCTGATATGTCTCCTGATATGTCACAAGATGTGTCGCCTGATATGTCCCCTGATATGCCACTTGATATGCCACTTGATGTATCACATCCTATTCCTCCCGTTTGTAACAACTCTACCTTAGGAATCCAAGTGAAGAAggaaaaaaacaaaagtGAAGAAAGAGATGGtagaaaaggaaaaagaaagggaaagaaaaaggagagttcatcaaataataaaaaaaataataatagtaaagaacaaattaaaaagaagggacataataataaaatgaagaaTTTGTCTTTAAAAGACAAACCATATGttgatgatgataatgttCCACGTCCTTTTACagtatttaataaatttgtatataaaaatttccCAGATATTTTTAATTGCTTACAAACCTGGAATAAACAAGATACagatataaaaacaaataaattatctaaagaaaatgtttatgtaaaaacaataaaatatttagaactacaaatgaaatatagtatatatataatgaataaaaaagcatttttaaattatttatatatttattttaaattctTAGTAGAATATTTAGATATATCAAGAATTCATCAAACcttcttatattttattcatacAACATTAAATCATTGCCAAAAATATTTCTCAAACTttgatatttattttcagAATATTCAAGCACCTTATTGGAGTGATACaaattcattattatctatGAATGTgcattttttctttatagTCTTATTTgcttattataattttcttgTACCCTTATATATACTCTTATGTAGAAAAGAAACCAAGAAAATGTATTActcatttttaaaatttatcaAGGAAATGCAAAATgctattttttatattcaaaaaatattccACAATCATTTCCACAAgttatgtttataa